The sequence CGTCGAGATGGTCTTCGAAACGCTCGGCGGAGGGGTCGATGCATCCAGGTCGGCTGCCGACGGTGAGGCAGTGGAACGGGGATGCCGCATCGGCATCCTGTCGGGACCTGCCGGGATCCTCCTGCGGGGCGAGAGGACGGCGCTCAACATCCTCAACAGGATGAGCGGCATCGCGACTGCCACCAGGCTCCTCGTGGAGGCCGTCGAAGGCACGGGTGCCGAGATACTGGACACCAGGAAGACGACACCGGGGCTCCGCGCGCTGGAGAGATATGCCGTCAGATGCGGCGGAGGGCGCAACCACAGGTTCGACCTGCACGAGATGGCCATGTTCAAGGACAACCACTGGCTGGCGGCCGGGAGTCCGGAGGCCCTGGCGGAAGCCGTGTCCTCGGCCCGGAGCGCCGGCATCCCCGTGGAGGTCGAGATAGACAGCCTCGACCAGCTCGATGCGGTGCTGGAGATGCACCCCGGCAGGATCCTCCTGGACAACATGGGCGTGGCCGAGATGAGCGAGGCGGTCAGGCGGGCAAGGGGGTCGGGCGTATACATGGAGGCTTCCGGCGGCATAAGCCTCGCTACCGCAAGGGATGCGGCAGGCACGGGCGTGGACGGGATCTCGACCGGGAGCATCACGCATTCCGCCCCTGCTGCCG comes from Candidatus Fermentibacter sp. and encodes:
- the nadC gene encoding carboxylating nicotinate-nucleotide diphosphorylase; the protein is MTDWRDLESVLRDAVSRGLEEDAAFSDSAVEALGANASRRARAAAVARGRLVLCGWRAVEMVFETLGGGVDASRSAADGEAVERGCRIGILSGPAGILLRGERTALNILNRMSGIATATRLLVEAVEGTGAEILDTRKTTPGLRALERYAVRCGGGRNHRFDLHEMAMFKDNHWLAAGSPEALAEAVSSARSAGIPVEVEIDSLDQLDAVLEMHPGRILLDNMGVAEMSEAVRRARGSGVYMEASGGISLATARDAAGTGVDGISTGSITHSAPAADISLDWEE